One Glutamicibacter mishrai genomic window carries:
- a CDS encoding biotin carboxylase N-terminal domain-containing protein: MNSRLFDTVLVANRGEIAVRIIRTLRTLGITSVAVYSDADAAALHVSLADTAVRLGGAPAAESYLDIEAVIKACKASGAQAVHPGYGFLSENVDFARALEDAGIVFIGPPVHSINLMGDKIRSKNHVQSHQVPVVPGIAEPELSDEQLLAASARVGFPLLIKPSAGGGGKGMFAVDSAQQLPEALASARRTALKAFGDDTLFLERLVRNPRHIEVQILADAHGNTVHLGERECSLQRRHQKVIEEAPAPLFENLEHGAQIRERMGAAAVAAAQSVGYVGAGTVEFLVSDQTPDEFFFMEMNTRLQVEHPVTEEVVRVRGQKLDLVDWQVRIAAGQPLDFTQGEVALHGHAVEARLYAEDPSANFLPSIGTILAVREPDGVRVDSSLRDGLEISAHYDPMLSKLIAWAQDRSAALARLDRALEQNVVLGVLTNGEYLRLLLADEDVAAGRLDTNLIERKMGEFSFRAVGPRELALAAHLEYQSLPASITPWGARDGWRAGQHRPITQHFDDGHQIVETTLLPTAEGSLITVAGEQFIVKTVDAGLEINEERSTAKHALAADGSWWFSDHGWSAAVRKLSRENVLEQKLASRASQSGVHSPDVLSPMPGTVISVQVSDGQQVVAGQLLAIVEAMKMEHQLLAPADGIVRLAALNPGDTVKAKQVIATVEPLDVEAEEQPA, encoded by the coding sequence ATGAACAGCAGACTTTTCGACACCGTCCTTGTCGCCAACCGCGGCGAAATCGCGGTGCGCATCATCCGCACCCTGCGCACGCTGGGCATCACATCGGTGGCGGTCTATTCCGATGCCGATGCAGCGGCTCTGCATGTGTCGCTGGCTGACACCGCGGTGCGCCTTGGCGGCGCGCCAGCTGCCGAAAGCTACCTGGATATCGAAGCGGTGATCAAGGCCTGCAAGGCCAGCGGCGCCCAAGCAGTCCACCCCGGCTACGGATTCCTCTCGGAGAACGTCGACTTCGCCCGCGCTTTGGAGGATGCCGGCATCGTCTTCATCGGCCCGCCGGTGCACTCCATCAATCTCATGGGCGACAAGATCCGCTCCAAGAACCACGTCCAGTCCCACCAGGTGCCTGTGGTTCCCGGCATCGCCGAGCCTGAACTCAGCGATGAACAGCTGCTGGCCGCATCCGCCAGAGTGGGTTTCCCGCTGCTGATCAAGCCTTCGGCAGGTGGCGGCGGCAAGGGCATGTTCGCCGTGGACTCAGCGCAGCAACTGCCCGAAGCGCTGGCCAGTGCCCGGCGCACCGCGCTCAAGGCCTTCGGCGATGACACGCTCTTCCTCGAACGCCTGGTGCGCAACCCGCGGCATATCGAGGTGCAGATCCTGGCCGACGCGCACGGGAACACCGTGCATCTAGGCGAACGCGAATGCTCCCTGCAGCGCCGCCACCAGAAGGTCATCGAAGAGGCCCCGGCCCCGCTCTTCGAGAACCTGGAGCACGGAGCGCAGATCCGTGAGCGGATGGGCGCCGCTGCGGTCGCCGCCGCGCAATCGGTGGGCTACGTCGGCGCGGGCACCGTCGAGTTCCTGGTCAGCGACCAGACCCCCGACGAGTTCTTCTTCATGGAAATGAATACCCGCCTGCAGGTGGAGCACCCCGTCACCGAAGAAGTGGTGCGGGTGCGAGGGCAGAAGCTGGATCTGGTGGATTGGCAGGTGCGCATCGCCGCCGGGCAGCCGCTGGACTTCACCCAGGGTGAGGTGGCCCTGCACGGGCATGCGGTCGAGGCCCGACTGTATGCCGAAGACCCTTCGGCGAACTTCCTGCCTTCCATCGGCACGATCCTTGCGGTGCGGGAACCAGATGGCGTGCGAGTGGATAGCTCGCTGCGCGACGGGCTGGAAATCAGCGCCCACTATGACCCGATGCTGTCCAAGCTCATCGCTTGGGCCCAGGATCGTTCCGCCGCCCTCGCGCGCTTGGACCGGGCCCTGGAGCAGAATGTGGTGCTCGGGGTGCTGACCAATGGCGAGTACCTGCGCCTGTTGCTGGCCGATGAGGATGTAGCCGCCGGAAGGCTGGATACCAACCTCATCGAACGCAAAATGGGCGAGTTCTCCTTCCGCGCCGTTGGCCCGCGTGAACTGGCCCTGGCCGCGCATCTGGAATATCAGAGCCTCCCGGCCAGCATCACTCCCTGGGGCGCGCGAGATGGGTGGCGGGCCGGGCAGCATCGCCCGATCACCCAGCATTTTGATGACGGCCACCAGATCGTTGAGACCACGCTGCTGCCTACCGCCGAGGGCAGCCTCATCACGGTGGCAGGTGAGCAGTTCATCGTGAAAACCGTAGATGCCGGCCTTGAAATCAATGAGGAACGCAGCACCGCGAAGCATGCGCTGGCGGCCGATGGCAGCTGGTGGTTCAGCGATCACGGCTGGAGCGCGGCGGTGCGCAAACTGAGCCGCGAAAATGTCCTGGAGCAAAAGCTCGCTTCCCGGGCCAGCCAGTCAGGGGTCCATTCTCCCGATGTACTCTCCCCGATGCCGGGCACCGTGATTTCGGTGCAGGTCAGCGACGGGCAACAGGTGGTTGCCGGGCAATTATTGGCCATCGTGGAAGCAATGAAAATGGAGCATCAGCTACTGGCACCGGCCGATGGCATCGTGCGCCTGGCAGCGCTGAACCCGGGAGACACCGTCAAGGCCAAGCAGGTCATCGCCACCGTAGAACCATTAGATGTCGAAGCAGAGGAGCAACCGGCATGA
- a CDS encoding SulP family inorganic anion transporter, producing MSLPGTAKHPTTGSPPPRTAGHWRPDIAASLVVFLVALPLSLGIATASGAPIMAGLIAAVIGGIVAGSLGGSPLQVSGPAAGLTVIVAGLINQFGWQVTCAITVCAGVLQILFGLSRLGRLALAISPVVVQAMLAGIGATIVLQQVHTLLGAQSRSHAWENIAALPESLIGMHWQAALLGLSVIAVILIWKRLPEKFRKVPAQLVAVAVVTLCSLPLGGAVERINITGNLLEVIALPALPTGGWGLFAIGVVTMALIASVESLLSAVAVDRMQHGPRTNFNRELMGQGAANISSGLLGGLPVTGVIVRSATNVASGAQTRASAVMHGVWVLLFSVFFAPLIMQIPISVLAGLLIVVGIQLIKVADLLNARRSGETIVYLATFATVVFENLLEGVMLGLALSFLMVLWRVVRSNVHAERIDDTPEGAQRWHVMVEGSCSFLSMPRLSSVLTGIPEGSEVIVDIEADFIDRSVAETLSAWKIRHEATDGRVSIEEHGTAALQKALDGPPQRGRLRSAISSGMAPWNSWQRTHAGNAAERGERALIRGIEQYHRRHARMVQPDMEELAAEQNPRTFFLTCADSRVIPNLITSSGAGDLFTVRNVGNVVGSVGSDPSVEAALEFAINELGVRHLVICGHSNCGAMDALLKQPEKASSATPSPVEGWLRRLREVRGIYKAGHQVGTAAQRAGYGETDQLAMVNVIQQIEQLAAHPMIAQQVNDGSLILTGLFYDIGAARMVRVTDEGLEEMGHMPGELTAKTAG from the coding sequence GTGTCCTTGCCCGGAACCGCAAAACACCCTACGACCGGCAGTCCGCCGCCCCGCACCGCAGGCCACTGGCGACCTGACATCGCCGCCTCTCTGGTTGTCTTCCTAGTAGCCCTGCCACTGTCTCTCGGAATCGCCACCGCATCCGGAGCGCCGATCATGGCCGGCTTGATCGCCGCAGTCATCGGCGGCATCGTCGCCGGTTCCCTCGGCGGCTCCCCCCTGCAGGTCAGCGGCCCCGCGGCCGGGCTCACCGTGATTGTCGCCGGGCTCATCAATCAATTCGGATGGCAGGTCACCTGCGCCATCACAGTCTGCGCGGGAGTATTGCAGATCCTCTTCGGGCTCAGCCGACTGGGTCGGCTCGCCCTGGCGATTTCGCCCGTGGTGGTTCAGGCGATGCTCGCGGGCATCGGTGCCACCATCGTGCTGCAACAGGTGCACACTCTGCTTGGCGCCCAGTCGCGCAGCCACGCCTGGGAAAACATCGCCGCACTGCCGGAAAGCCTGATCGGAATGCACTGGCAGGCGGCACTCCTGGGCCTGTCCGTCATCGCCGTCATCCTGATCTGGAAGCGCCTGCCCGAGAAATTCCGCAAGGTGCCGGCCCAGCTGGTGGCGGTAGCCGTAGTGACCCTCTGCTCCCTGCCCCTGGGCGGCGCCGTCGAGCGAATCAACATCACGGGCAATCTGCTCGAAGTGATCGCCCTGCCGGCGCTGCCCACCGGAGGGTGGGGGCTCTTCGCCATCGGTGTCGTCACCATGGCCCTGATCGCCAGCGTCGAATCGCTGCTGTCTGCAGTCGCAGTGGACCGCATGCAGCACGGACCGCGCACCAACTTCAACCGCGAACTCATGGGACAGGGTGCAGCCAACATCAGCAGCGGCCTGCTCGGCGGTCTTCCGGTGACCGGTGTGATCGTGCGCAGCGCCACCAACGTTGCTTCCGGCGCGCAAACCCGCGCTTCTGCCGTGATGCACGGCGTCTGGGTGCTGTTGTTCTCGGTGTTCTTCGCACCGCTGATCATGCAGATCCCGATCTCGGTGCTTGCCGGGCTGCTGATCGTCGTGGGCATCCAGCTGATCAAGGTCGCCGACCTGCTCAATGCACGCCGCTCCGGCGAAACCATCGTGTACCTTGCAACCTTTGCAACGGTAGTCTTCGAAAACCTGCTGGAAGGGGTCATGCTGGGACTGGCACTGTCCTTCCTGATGGTGCTCTGGCGCGTTGTGCGAAGCAATGTCCACGCCGAACGAATCGACGACACGCCCGAAGGCGCCCAGCGCTGGCATGTCATGGTCGAGGGCTCGTGCAGTTTCCTCTCCATGCCTAGGCTCAGCTCTGTGCTCACGGGAATTCCCGAAGGCAGTGAGGTGATCGTGGACATCGAAGCCGACTTCATCGACCGCTCCGTCGCCGAAACCCTGTCCGCGTGGAAGATCCGCCACGAGGCCACGGACGGCCGCGTGAGCATCGAGGAGCATGGCACCGCAGCCCTGCAGAAAGCCCTGGACGGCCCGCCGCAGCGCGGCCGCCTGCGTTCGGCGATCAGCAGTGGAATGGCCCCGTGGAACAGCTGGCAGCGCACCCATGCGGGCAACGCTGCTGAGCGAGGAGAAAGGGCCTTGATTCGCGGCATCGAGCAGTACCACCGCCGTCACGCCCGCATGGTGCAGCCGGACATGGAGGAACTCGCTGCAGAGCAGAACCCGCGGACATTCTTCCTGACCTGTGCGGACTCGCGCGTCATCCCGAACCTCATCACCTCCAGCGGCGCCGGAGACTTGTTCACCGTGCGAAATGTGGGAAATGTAGTCGGAAGCGTGGGTTCCGACCCTTCGGTCGAAGCGGCACTGGAATTCGCCATCAATGAGCTGGGCGTACGCCACCTCGTGATCTGCGGCCACTCCAACTGCGGTGCCATGGATGCCCTGCTGAAGCAGCCGGAGAAAGCGTCATCCGCCACCCCAAGCCCTGTGGAAGGCTGGCTGCGACGACTCCGCGAGGTTCGCGGCATTTACAAGGCCGGACACCAGGTCGGCACTGCAGCACAGCGCGCCGGCTACGGGGAGACCGATCAGCTGGCCATGGTGAACGTCATCCAGCAGATCGAACAGCTGGCCGCGCATCCGATGATCGCGCAACAGGTCAACGACGGGTCACTGATTCTGACCGGCCTCTTCTACGACATCGGCGCCGCGCGGATGGTTCGAGTCACCGACGAGGGGCTCGAAGAGATGGGGCACATGCCCGGTGAGCTGACCGCAAAAACCGCCGGATAA
- a CDS encoding TetR/AcrR family transcriptional regulator, with protein MELGKVQQAAVSCFAQRGFAATGIRELGTAVGLNSATLYHYVGGKEELLVGIIKNCLDSMITGARQVLATSTDPTRQLALLVAFHVGFTATNTKTSRVAEHEMRALSPANAQQMQVLRDDYEQLFAKVLHDGAEQGIFNTVDLGIARLAIMEMGTGANHWYRRDGRLSLAEVQLNFVSLTMRMLAVATESPLASSDLPTPVIVASEPEPKD; from the coding sequence TTGGAACTGGGTAAAGTCCAGCAAGCAGCGGTGTCCTGCTTTGCGCAACGCGGATTTGCCGCAACCGGCATCCGCGAGCTGGGCACCGCGGTGGGACTGAATTCGGCAACGCTCTACCACTACGTCGGCGGCAAGGAAGAACTACTGGTAGGCATCATCAAGAATTGCCTGGACTCCATGATCACCGGCGCCCGCCAGGTCCTGGCCACCAGCACCGACCCCACTAGGCAGCTGGCCCTATTGGTCGCTTTCCACGTCGGGTTCACCGCCACCAACACCAAGACCTCCCGCGTGGCCGAACATGAAATGCGCGCCCTGTCGCCGGCGAACGCGCAACAGATGCAGGTGCTGCGCGATGACTATGAACAGCTCTTCGCCAAGGTGCTGCATGACGGAGCCGAACAAGGCATCTTCAACACCGTGGACCTGGGCATCGCCCGGCTGGCCATCATGGAAATGGGCACCGGCGCCAACCACTGGTACCGCCGCGACGGACGGCTGTCCCTGGCCGAAGTGCAGCTGAATTTTGTCTCCCTGACCATGCGGATGCTCGCCGTCGCCACCGAATCGCCACTGGCCAGCAGCGACCTCCCTACACCAGTGATCGTCGCCAGTGAACCCGAACCGAAGGACTGA
- a CDS encoding ABC transporter substrate-binding protein has protein sequence MNFSKMGAAWRRTLISATAIALVGLTAGCGASTTTDANSGNKDVAIGGEHFTTADEETAKFGSDAEAGQFPRTITHANGTTTLESKPQRVVVLDTGELDAVISLGITPVGIPSTEGSSPIPGYLADKVKDAKTIGTIQELNLESIAALKPDLIIGSQLRADKLYSQLNNIAPTVFSIRPGFPWKENFLLAGEALGEETKAVETLNAYQDKATALGNDIEGDPEISLLRFMPEKIRLYANKSLIGVILKDAGLKRPDNQNIDDLAAEISAENLTDADSDWIFYTSYGTPEATGEKAALEGPLWKKLKAVQNDQAFRVNDDVWFLGLGPTGASQILDDLRGYLIK, from the coding sequence GTGAATTTCTCCAAGATGGGCGCCGCATGGCGCCGCACCCTCATTTCAGCCACCGCCATTGCGCTGGTTGGCCTGACCGCCGGCTGCGGCGCGTCCACCACGACCGATGCCAACTCCGGCAATAAGGACGTTGCTATCGGCGGCGAACACTTCACCACCGCTGACGAGGAAACTGCCAAGTTCGGCTCCGACGCGGAAGCTGGCCAGTTTCCCCGCACCATCACCCACGCGAACGGCACCACTACCCTGGAATCCAAGCCACAGCGCGTCGTGGTTCTGGATACCGGTGAATTGGATGCCGTGATTTCCCTGGGCATCACCCCGGTAGGCATCCCGTCCACCGAGGGCTCCAGCCCCATTCCTGGCTACCTTGCCGATAAGGTCAAGGACGCCAAGACCATTGGCACCATCCAGGAGCTGAACCTGGAATCCATCGCGGCCCTGAAACCAGATCTGATCATCGGCTCGCAGCTGCGCGCTGACAAGCTGTACTCCCAGCTCAACAACATCGCGCCAACGGTCTTCTCGATCCGCCCTGGCTTCCCTTGGAAGGAAAACTTCCTGCTCGCCGGCGAAGCTCTCGGCGAGGAAACCAAAGCCGTGGAAACCTTGAACGCCTACCAGGACAAGGCCACCGCGCTGGGCAATGACATCGAGGGCGACCCGGAGATCTCCCTGCTGCGCTTCATGCCAGAAAAGATCCGCCTCTACGCCAACAAGTCGCTGATCGGCGTGATCCTGAAAGACGCCGGCCTAAAGCGTCCCGATAACCAGAACATCGATGACCTGGCAGCCGAGATTTCTGCAGAGAATCTCACTGATGCCGATTCGGATTGGATCTTCTACACCTCCTACGGAACTCCTGAGGCCACCGGCGAAAAGGCCGCCCTCGAGGGCCCACTGTGGAAGAAGCTGAAGGCTGTCCAGAACGATCAGGCCTTCCGCGTGAATGACGACGTGTGGTTCCTGGGCTTGGGCCCAACCGGCGCCTCGCAGATCCTCGATGACCTGCGCGGCTACCTCATCAAATAG
- a CDS encoding HpcH/HpaI aldolase/citrate lyase family protein yields the protein MSEFMMGPAILFCPGDRPERYAKAASRADAVIIDLEDAVAQDNKDAARRALRESDLDPDRTIVRVNPVDTEHFAHDLDALKSTRYTTVMLPKAQSAAEPAQLADYAVVALCETAAGVANAAQIAAAPNVLALMWGAEDLIASLGGTSSRHDDGGYRQVASFARSQVLIHASAQGKAAIDSVYLDIPDTQGLFLEAQDAKASGFAAKASIHPSQMQIIRQAYAPTPAEVALAERILTEAKTHPGVFSLDGKMVDEPLLRQARATLASAARLG from the coding sequence ATGAGTGAATTCATGATGGGCCCTGCCATCCTCTTCTGCCCGGGCGACCGGCCCGAGCGCTACGCCAAGGCAGCCAGCCGCGCCGACGCGGTGATCATCGATCTGGAAGATGCCGTTGCCCAAGACAACAAGGACGCCGCTCGACGCGCCCTGCGCGAGAGCGATCTGGACCCGGACCGCACCATCGTGCGCGTCAACCCGGTTGATACCGAGCACTTCGCCCATGATCTCGACGCGCTGAAGAGCACCAGGTACACCACCGTGATGCTGCCCAAGGCGCAATCAGCGGCCGAGCCGGCCCAGCTGGCGGACTATGCAGTGGTGGCCCTGTGCGAAACGGCGGCCGGAGTTGCCAACGCGGCGCAGATTGCGGCCGCCCCCAATGTGCTGGCCTTGATGTGGGGCGCCGAGGATCTGATTGCCTCGCTGGGCGGAACCTCATCGCGCCATGATGATGGCGGTTATCGCCAGGTGGCAAGCTTTGCGCGTTCCCAGGTGCTGATCCATGCGTCCGCGCAGGGCAAGGCCGCCATTGATTCGGTCTACCTGGACATCCCGGACACCCAAGGACTGTTCCTCGAAGCCCAGGATGCCAAAGCCTCCGGATTCGCGGCCAAGGCGTCGATCCATCCCAGCCAGATGCAGATTATTCGCCAGGCCTACGCGCCAACGCCGGCCGAAGTAGCATTGGCCGAACGGATTCTCACCGAGGCCAAAACCCATCCGGGCGTTTTCTCTCTGGACGGGAAAATGGTGGATGAGCCCCTGCTCCGCCAAGCTCGGGCGACCCTTGCCAGCGCCGCGAGGCTGGGCTGA
- a CDS encoding carboxyl transferase domain-containing protein produces MKTLSSRTDPAEFEINAKANAPLLAELHQRLERTAKGGSEKSRARHVERGKLLPRERVDALLDDGSPFLEIAPLAAEDMYDGASPGAGVIAGIGLVHGRHVLVIANDATVKGGTYFPMTVKKHLRAQEIALENHLPCIYLVDSGGAFLPMQDEVFPDRDHFGRIFYNQAQLSARKIPQLAAVLGSCTAGGAYVPAMSDETVIVRNQGTIFLGGPPLVKAAIGEIVTAEELGGGDLHAKTSGVADHLAENDEHALMIIRDIVSTLPPNPAPAWQIEQQVAEPLYPASDLAGIVPVDVNAPYDVHEVIARLVDGSAFHEFKAEYGTTLVTGFAHIHGHQVGIISNNGVLFSESAMKGAHFIELCDQRGIPLLFLQNLAGFMVGRDYEADGIAKHGAKMVTAVATARVPKLTVIIGGSFGAGNYSMCGRAYSPRFLWMWPNARISVMGGNQASSVLATVKRDGLEASGETWSAEDEERFKAPIREQYESQGNPYYSTARLWDDGVIDPADTRRILGLALEVCARTELPETSFGLFRM; encoded by the coding sequence GTGAAGACGCTTTCTTCCCGCACGGATCCCGCAGAATTCGAGATCAATGCCAAAGCCAACGCCCCGCTGCTGGCCGAACTGCACCAGCGCCTGGAACGCACGGCCAAGGGCGGGTCGGAGAAATCCCGTGCCCGCCATGTGGAACGAGGCAAGCTGCTGCCTCGCGAACGCGTCGATGCGCTCCTCGATGACGGATCCCCCTTCTTGGAGATCGCGCCATTGGCCGCCGAGGACATGTACGACGGCGCCAGCCCCGGCGCCGGAGTGATCGCCGGCATCGGGTTGGTGCACGGCCGACACGTCCTAGTCATCGCCAATGACGCCACCGTCAAAGGTGGCACCTACTTCCCCATGACGGTCAAAAAGCATCTACGCGCCCAAGAAATCGCCCTCGAAAACCACCTGCCCTGCATCTACCTGGTGGACTCGGGCGGCGCCTTCCTGCCCATGCAAGACGAGGTCTTCCCAGACCGCGATCACTTTGGTCGCATCTTCTACAACCAGGCGCAGCTTTCGGCCCGCAAGATCCCGCAACTGGCAGCGGTGCTCGGCTCCTGCACTGCCGGCGGCGCCTACGTGCCGGCGATGAGCGACGAGACGGTGATTGTGCGCAACCAGGGCACCATCTTCCTCGGCGGCCCGCCGCTGGTGAAGGCCGCCATCGGCGAAATCGTCACGGCCGAAGAACTCGGCGGCGGCGACCTGCACGCCAAGACCTCCGGGGTCGCGGACCACCTGGCCGAGAATGACGAACACGCGCTGATGATCATCCGCGACATCGTCTCCACCCTGCCACCCAATCCCGCCCCCGCTTGGCAGATCGAACAGCAGGTGGCCGAGCCGCTGTATCCGGCCAGCGATCTGGCCGGCATCGTGCCGGTGGATGTGAACGCCCCCTACGATGTGCACGAGGTCATCGCCCGGCTTGTAGATGGCAGCGCCTTCCACGAGTTCAAAGCCGAGTACGGCACCACCTTGGTCACCGGCTTCGCCCATATCCATGGACACCAGGTAGGCATCATCTCCAACAACGGAGTGCTCTTCTCCGAGTCCGCGATGAAGGGCGCCCACTTCATCGAACTCTGCGACCAGCGCGGCATCCCGCTGCTCTTCTTGCAGAACCTTGCCGGATTCATGGTGGGCCGCGACTACGAGGCCGACGGCATCGCCAAACACGGAGCAAAAATGGTCACCGCGGTGGCCACCGCCCGGGTCCCCAAGCTGACCGTGATCATCGGCGGCTCCTTCGGGGCCGGCAACTACTCCATGTGCGGGCGCGCCTACAGCCCGCGCTTCTTGTGGATGTGGCCGAATGCGCGCATTTCGGTCATGGGCGGCAATCAGGCATCCTCCGTGCTGGCCACGGTCAAGCGCGATGGCCTCGAAGCCTCCGGCGAGACCTGGAGCGCCGAGGACGAGGAACGCTTCAAAGCCCCCATTCGCGAACAGTACGAAAGCCAGGGCAACCCGTACTATTCCACCGCCCGCTTGTGGGATGACGGGGTCATCGACCCTGCCGACACCCGCCGGATCCTGGGCCTGGCCCTAGAGGTCTGCGCCCGCACCGAATTGCCAGAGACCAGCTTTGGTCTCTTCCGGATGTAG
- a CDS encoding MFS transporter has translation MSDLPPSTASEESSRPPRLHRAWLVALVTTLALVAAAAFRSTTGAFFEPLESEFGWQRSQLSTAVTINLVVYGLAAPFAATLLERYSMRKVAMAALALVAAGAGLSVFINHYWQLWLLWGLLVGLGTGAMALVFGSVVANRWFSQRRGLVMGLFSGANAAGQLIFLPSIVAIIENASWRIAALVVTAFALLIIPLLRWPFANTPAEVGLLPYGATEPAAEVPKPEGSMAAATLRVLFSSARYPAFWVLAMTFWICGWSTNGLVQTHFIPAAHDHGMPATTASGLLALIGIFDILGTVFSGWLTDRVRPWLLLAVYYFLRGLSLLFLHTLMGPSVQPMLWIFIIFYGLDWVATVPPTVALCRQYFGPVKATVVFGWVFAFHMVGAGAGSLTAGLSRESTGSYLTAWITAAVLCFAAAASLLLMPRMRQAVQPPVIEPIPS, from the coding sequence ATGAGCGACCTGCCACCCTCCACAGCATCTGAAGAGTCGAGCCGTCCACCTCGACTGCATCGCGCGTGGCTTGTCGCGCTCGTCACCACCCTGGCATTGGTGGCTGCCGCTGCGTTCCGTTCCACCACCGGCGCGTTTTTCGAGCCCCTGGAGTCGGAATTCGGCTGGCAACGTTCACAGCTATCCACCGCGGTGACCATCAATCTGGTGGTCTACGGATTAGCGGCCCCATTTGCAGCAACTCTGCTTGAACGGTATTCGATGCGCAAGGTCGCCATGGCCGCGCTGGCCCTGGTAGCCGCCGGCGCCGGGCTCTCGGTATTCATTAACCACTACTGGCAATTGTGGCTGCTCTGGGGACTGCTGGTCGGATTAGGCACCGGAGCCATGGCCTTGGTTTTCGGCTCCGTGGTGGCCAACCGCTGGTTCAGCCAACGCCGAGGACTGGTGATGGGGTTGTTCTCCGGAGCCAACGCGGCCGGCCAGCTGATTTTCCTGCCGTCCATCGTGGCCATTATCGAGAATGCTTCATGGCGTATTGCTGCCCTGGTAGTCACTGCCTTCGCACTCTTGATCATTCCGCTGTTGCGGTGGCCCTTCGCCAATACGCCTGCCGAGGTGGGCCTGCTCCCCTATGGCGCAACCGAGCCGGCGGCTGAGGTGCCCAAGCCCGAGGGCTCCATGGCGGCGGCAACCCTGCGCGTGCTGTTCTCCTCGGCTCGTTACCCGGCGTTTTGGGTGCTGGCCATGACTTTTTGGATCTGCGGCTGGTCCACCAACGGGTTGGTCCAAACCCACTTCATCCCGGCAGCGCACGATCACGGCATGCCCGCCACCACGGCTTCGGGCCTGCTGGCACTGATCGGCATTTTCGATATTCTCGGCACGGTGTTCTCTGGCTGGCTCACCGACCGTGTGCGCCCTTGGCTGCTGCTGGCCGTCTACTACTTCCTGCGTGGACTGTCATTGCTGTTCCTGCACACACTCATGGGTCCGAGCGTCCAGCCGATGCTCTGGATTTTCATCATCTTCTACGGCCTGGATTGGGTGGCCACAGTTCCACCCACCGTGGCACTGTGTCGCCAGTACTTTGGACCGGTCAAGGCGACCGTGGTCTTCGGCTGGGTTTTCGCCTTCCACATGGTTGGCGCCGGCGCGGGGTCCCTCACTGCGGGCTTGTCCCGCGAAAGCACCGGAAGCTATTTAACTGCGTGGATCACCGCTGCGGTGCTGTGCTTTGCCGCGGCGGCCAGCTTGTTGCTGATGCCGCGCATGCGCCAGGCAGTCCAGCCACCGGTAATCGAGCCGATCCCTTCTTAG
- a CDS encoding carbonic anhydrase translates to MDSRVTPELLFDQGIGDLFATRTVGAVLDDALVGSMGFAVSSPYSGPLLVILGHTACGAVTGTLKAVEKIQRTRSSPEKWMALLNK, encoded by the coding sequence GTGGACTCCCGGGTGACCCCTGAACTGCTTTTTGACCAGGGGATCGGAGACCTCTTTGCCACCCGTACGGTTGGGGCGGTGCTTGATGACGCCTTGGTGGGTAGCATGGGATTTGCAGTCTCTAGCCCGTACTCGGGTCCACTCCTGGTGATCCTCGGACATACTGCCTGCGGTGCAGTAACCGGAACGCTGAAAGCCGTGGAAAAGATCCAAAGGACCCGCAGTTCCCCTGAGAAATGGATGGCTTTGCTGAACAAATAG
- a CDS encoding MaoC family dehydratase has translation MSGQRIEQRGLYFDELVLGATYAHKPGRTLSEADNIAFTTMTMNNQGLHLDAAWAATQPFGKPLINSLLTLSTMIGQSVAQLTEGTIIGQLGINDVRFPHPMFHGDTLYTETEITELRPSKSRPGQGLASMTHTGRNQHGQIVATATRTCLMWTQQAHEASKKAAGDE, from the coding sequence ATGAGCGGGCAGCGGATTGAACAGCGCGGACTGTATTTTGACGAACTGGTACTCGGTGCCACCTACGCCCACAAGCCCGGGCGCACGCTGAGCGAAGCGGATAATATCGCCTTCACCACCATGACCATGAACAACCAGGGACTGCACCTTGATGCCGCGTGGGCTGCCACCCAGCCCTTCGGCAAGCCGCTGATTAATTCATTGCTGACCCTGAGCACGATGATCGGCCAGTCGGTGGCGCAGCTGACCGAAGGCACCATCATCGGCCAGCTGGGCATCAACGACGTGCGCTTCCCTCATCCGATGTTCCACGGGGACACCCTGTACACCGAAACCGAAATCACCGAGCTGCGCCCCTCCAAGTCACGCCCTGGCCAGGGGCTGGCCTCGATGACGCACACCGGACGGAACCAGCATGGCCAGATCGTTGCCACGGCCACCCGAACCTGCCTGATGTGGACCCAGCAAGCCCATGAGGCATCCAAGAAGGCGGCCGGCGATGAGTGA